The region AACTCTAGGAGGCCATATTTCAAACTGTAAAAAGTAACAACTACTCAGGCACAAATGCATAGAGAGATAAGGGCATAAGTGGATAGAACAAAATAAGGGGTTAGATCGTATGACCTAACCCCTTGCTTTTTATGGCGGGGCCGACGAGGCTCGAACTCGCGACCTCCGGCGTGACAGGCCGGCGTTCTAACCAAACTGAACTACGACCCCGTTTTTTTTAATTTTTTCCTCTGGGCTCCCGGCACAGAGTCCAAATATGGGCGGAACAGGATTCGAACCTGTGACCCCCGGCTTGTAAGGCCGATGCTCCCCCGCTGAGCTACCCGCCCGGCTTGCTTGATAGCAGTAATTTATATCATGGCTTACAGACTCTTGTCAAATACTATTTTCACTACCCATGATTCTTTGCTCACGGGAGCGTCGCCAGGTTTGAGCGAGGTGATGAGGGCACGAGGCATTTACCGGGAGCCTGAACCGGTAACTGCGGCCTGTTGTTGCCTTCGGTATCGGACAACGTGTGCCTAATAAGCAATCGAGAATGAGGAATAGTCACCGCTGTAATTTTCCCATTGAATGTCAACCTTCCTCACATGCGCTCCAACAGGACCGCGATGGCACCAGGCAACCAGTCTCTCGACATCCGCCTTTTCCCCTTCGGCCACAACTTCCACGCTGCCGTCACTCAGGTTCCGCACCCATCCTT is a window of bacterium DNA encoding:
- a CDS encoding acylphosphatase, producing MKVRAHLFISGMVQGVFFRSSTKSEASRLGVKGWVRNLSDGSVEVVAEGEKADVERLVAWCHRGPVGAHVRKVDIQWENYSGDYSSFSIAY